The genomic segment TCCTAGGAGGtttcaagtctgaaattttAGTCATAATGCATAAATGAAAGAAGCGAATATGAGTACAAATTACTTAGCGAAGCGCAGTCTTTTCCAATCCAATATGTAACAAATCATTTGAGACTGACAGTCTTTTGTCATTTTGCCAGAAAAGATCAATTTATAGCAgtggtgggcaattactttggTTACTGAACCGGAGGtttaaaattcaatatgaaCCTATGGATAAAATAAAcagtttatttataaataacagCTGATGTACAACAAACAGCTAGTGTTCTAAGTGACACGATAATCAATGAGACTGGTGTAGCCTACTGCATGCGTCCAATAGTTGTGCTGATTCTTAAGACTGATTGTGGATTTGAATCCGTCAGATGATATCTGTTTTTCTTTTCTGTTAATCTTCATAATTGAGGAGGCTTGCTTGCCTATTTATGTTGATGCAAACAccacaaaatttttaaatttctttggATGAAGTGATTCATAAAACTCAATTAATGACTTCGttttaaaattacttttcaAATTATTGTCAGCTTCATCTTACAGCTTGTTTTATAAATGAAACCCGCTCATTCATGCATCAAGAGAGTAAACGATGCGGCTTCTCTGTCATTACGAATGAAATTACTGTGACCTTGACTTTTGAAGTGGCAAGTAATAGGTTGGTTaagcagtgatttccctacaccccccccccccccccccctatagggggtgaacaccccccctaaaatttcaaacaccccccctaattttgaggtgcgattccacactgatgggttctaaaccgcagtctgcgggccaattacggcctgcgtgacgatttaaaatggcccgccgaacttgagtgaaatagtttaatccttcatgtggtaccttttgagttttagataccgtctattgttacatcattatcacagtttaagcacgtttatttcgtaacaattgaattattccggtatcttatgtatacgtatgggtattaggataaCACACTGcggtattttagatatcagccgtatattaagaaagcttaaagatgtcacaaaacgaaaaccagtcactgaaaacagacgttttttagatgaatgacagcatttttatttctttattgaaaagaatcaaacttcagcgatttgtcttcttaccaacaaaatatttcagttctgaaggaatacaacgttatgcgacattatgatcagttgacgagcgtatttcaaaatttaattcatacaaaagtcaaacaaacctgttcaaaaaaattagaaatgtgtaacaaaacaagccataagtagccattcatacaatgccagatgagcaagtaacttcagtagtcactatcagttgcaaattacttgttgaaacgtagtagtatatatttacggttgaaagccgtgcttgttatctattccccgggaattctatcagctaaatattttaattattaatttcattacataacaaactgcgatgctaggtgtatctaaaatcaagcttagagcctattttggtgcctatttctcaaaattttctcagggcgcgcttaagcgacccagccgtgtcgtcccgcacttttactcgctccccttttttggccctacaatttcattctgctgtgaATTTGGGCttgccgtcaatcaacttggggggcccccATGTACACCGTTTCTtgaatacataccattttttaagaatacaaataacctagttttatctctaatagcaaattatttaccaccccctaaattttgaaacaccccccctaaaaagaaaagctggggaacatactgtgGTTAAATCATTGCGTTCTATAGTAAGCAAATTCATCAGTCAATCGCCTTCCTGCTCGTTTCACTAATGTAAAGATATAGTAGGTATTTGCTGCAGGAGATGGAGTAAATAATATTGGAAAATTAGAAAGTGACGTGAGTACAGAAAGAATAATTTGCTTCAAATACTGAATTTGGGTAACGTACATTTGagcccacgtacatttgaacccacgtacatttgaaccatgtacatttgaacccatgtgtatatccgcgggttcaatctatatgcgggtgctaaaacccatgggttagagttagtatgggttcaaatatccgtaaaacaaaaaatgttcataggtgcaatagtatgcaggtgcaactgtcgtgggttcagatgtacgtggttcaaatgtacgtgggttcaaatgtacatgggttcaaatgtaatggaacctgaATTTGATGTACCGGTCAAAAGAAAAGAATAATATGTGTTTCAAAATTCACGGCCGCACGAAAAAAGTCTTTGAAGGTAGCACGCTTGTAAAGCGTGTTTGTAGGCCTGAACGATGTTATATCAGGAGGATTACTAGAGTtcgcaatgaaataaattattcgGATGTGTGAGTTTGAGGTATATGTGGCTCGTTTTGCAATTCATATTCAGGACCGGAGCATATAATACATGAGGAATTATGTATATGTTATTTTAGCAGCCTATCGTTATTTTCTGCGATATTTTCGGACCGCGGGCGGTAATTTGTCAACCATTGATTtatagttttgaaataaatatttaaaaatattttcacacaCAATCGGATTGATTTTCATTCGCATTTTAACGCGTCCGCCAGAAATTACCATAAAGTGCCAGATTCCTATAATTCAATAAttgacatatataaatatactaatgcataaaaaaaatgaagtttaCTTACAAACGTCAACATGAAATACCACATTCAAAGGAACTTTACGGAACTTCATactaaaatacaatattttttttaatacggCCGCTTTGATTGGCCGTTCACTGTCACGGCGATTCGGTTGTTCAGAACTTTGAAATTTCGTACTCTCTGTTTCTAATTCAGCGTCTGGCGAATACTGCATTTAACAGATTGGCGCGAGGCGGTAACATGAAAGGTTTTTTTCGCCAAACATTTGCTTTTGTCTGAAAAATATCGATTGAGCAAGAAGATATACCttacggcaggggtcggcaacctacggcccgcggagtaaaataatctggcccgcgaCGCGAGTATATAAATCACAACTACTCGTTTAAAGAatcttatttgtaaattttttccgAGTTCACAAATTTGTCGCAGTCTTCGCACGCTGCTCAAATttcaacttctgatctgtgtgaaacaattgtgattcatcggccatccgttcggtttttaacctTCTAAAAAGTAGTGCGGTccgccaagacttgcaacccctaattttggcacgcgagcgacaaaaggttgccgaagCCTGCTTTACAGATTTGGATAGTAGTGTTATTATAGTGTAATCGGTTCATGAGTACCTATTTACATCATATGATCCATATAAAAAAAAGCTTGGAAGTAAACTACGAAAGTGATTTGGTGTGAATAATAAAAACCATTTCTTAACACAGTATACTGAATGATTTTCTGGTTGTGATGAACGAGCAAGCAAGTATTCTAGCTAAGAAACTGAAACCGTATGCTGACAGCAACAAATCCTTTAATGTGTGTAATTTACTTACATTGTGTACGCTTGATGTGATCTGTGAAACAGCCATGGGAAAAACTATCCACGCTCAAATCGACGAAAATTCGGAATACGTCAAAGCAATAAAAAGGTATTGTAACATACTTGTTACATATTGTACAGCatgttatatattttcatttgtatttcatttatatttgcaTCATGTATCATGTAATGTTTAGAGGGGGACATTTGTTACACGATACCTACCTTGAAAATTGTGgctaaattttacaaaaatgtagTGTGAGATTCGACataatgatttttatttctGGATAATGTTACCATCTCAAACGCACACGATAGATGTTTAATAATTCTTTCCTCATAATTCTTATTccaattataaaaaaacatcgtttctaatattaattatttttcagtGCCGCAAGTCTTATTGCAAAACGAGCAAGATCTCCATGGTTGTGGCCAGATTTTCTCTTTTATCGCACTCAGGATGGGAAGGATTTTAAAATATGCTTATCAGTACTTCACGGTTTCACACAATCGGTTATCACAGACCGAATGAAAGAGTCCACATTATCGTCCAAGCGTTCctcgccacgaagactcgcctTCCTTGATATGTTACTCAATGCGGCGGATAATGGGAAAGTGTTATCTGTTCATGATATACAAGAAGAAGTTGATACATTTATGTTTGAAGGCGAGCAATCAACATTTATAGTAGTACAAACACGACAAAAAAACCAACTCTTTGATAGTTATGACGAAATAACTTAAAATCGAAATATTGCATTAATTCTCTAATCGTTTTTAAGATTTCTATTTCATAATATAATGAGTAATTCAAACAAAAAACTTCAAGTCGTCAAAAATCACAAAATGGCTGCCTAGCTTAAATTATATGATCCATACCTAATATTCGTGTGTACAAAACGtttataaatcaaaaattacAGGTCATGACACTACCGCTGCTGGATTATCCTGGTCAATACAAATGATTGGTTCCTATCCCGACGTACAGAAAAAAATCCAAGCTGAACTGGATGACGTTTTAGGACATTCTCCATGTAGAAACATTACAATGGAAGATTTGAAGAAATTACAGTATCTTGAAATGGTTACCAAAGAATGTATGCGCTTGTTTCCTCCTGTTCCCGTCATAGGGCGAGTGACAAGCAAAGAATGCGTGTAAGTACGATGGTAATTTATAGGACAATATTTGCATTCccataaattttaaattgattgaaCAAAATTTGTGTCTACTCATGTACTGAGTGAAGATGTTTTAATTCATAAAATTGTTAGTGCTTTTGTGTAATATCGTTCAAAATACATTACAGAAATGATATTTAGCAATATTAATTATAGTAATATTTGAGAATAACTCCGCTATTGGCGACAGAGACACGTTCAGATAATTTTTAGAAATCATGtgctttaaattaaaaattgaactgAATATCTATTTTAAGCACTGCTGAAAAATCAAATCCTCTTGTAATAATTCATCAATTAATAGCATTATTTCGATGAGCGTATATACTCGCTAGCAagcaatttgaattttatttcaattatttctagaGGTGATTTGTTGCCATATACATTTCAATCGCATGACCAGTCCAACAGTCAAGCATTGTAACATGATTTGGAAAGAGCTAACAGCTATTTATGCTCATGGTCAGACATCCGGTAGATGGTAAATTAGTACTGATTGAGAAATAGATATTACAGACATGAACAACTCAACAATATGTATAATAACTAAATTGAATAGTAATAGTATACATATTTGTGATTGTTTGATAAGAATGTATAAAATTTTGTCAGATCGAGAATCTGCCCTTTTACTCATTGACTTAGTtgataattttaatttgaaattttatttatttatttttaagaatGGACGGACATACACTGCCGGCTGGCACAAATTGTATACTGTATACGCAGGCCGTAAACAAAAATCCAAATCATTGGCCTGATTCAGAAAGGTAAAGAGTGAATGAAGGTCCCATAAGTTTTcctaaacaaaattatttaattttgtttgcacATGAACTTATGTTTGTGTATCATTGTACCCAGACGCTTAGAACAAAAGCTATGTTCTCTCTAAAAATGTATTCTAATTGGCCTTCTTGGCATCAGGATACAGACTTTACCCGTTGCCTCGCACTTTCTTTTATAAAGACATACCAACAATAATGTTTACTAAGACACGCCAAACCTGAAGGAAGTCTTACAGAAAGCATTACATTTAGTAAAGCGCACGGCATGGGTAATCATTTCCAAACATGGCATGCATAACCGGTCCGTGTGGTTT from the Styela clava chromosome 5, kaStyClav1.hap1.2, whole genome shotgun sequence genome contains:
- the LOC120344346 gene encoding cytochrome P450 4V2-like isoform X3; protein product: MEISIITLALAFACVCWSIILTKKHRKKWSHFKNIPGPEGKTWPILGQALVLTGRSEEIYKRNMNSMRERSLTSSDEIGVISMGPVPVVYIFGPNSAETLLHSSQHTEKSVVYRFLHPWLATGLLTSSGGKWKSRRRLLTPTFHFSILNDFLVVMNEQASILAKKLKPYADSNKSFNVCNLLTLCTLDVICETAMGKTIHAQIDENSEYVKAIKSAASLIAKRARSPWLWPDFLFYRTQDGKDFKICLSVLHGFTQSVITDRMKESTLSSKRSSPRRLAFLDMLLNAADNGKVLSVHDIQEEVDTFMFEGHDTTAAGLSWSIQMIGSYPDVQKKIQAELDDVLGHSPCRNITMEDLKKLQYLEMVTKECMRLFPPVPVIGRVTSKECVMDGHTLPAGTNCILYTQAVNKNPNHWPDSER
- the LOC120344346 gene encoding cytochrome P450 4V2-like isoform X2 — protein: MEISIITLALAFACVCWSIILTKKHRKKWSHFKNIPGPEGKTWPILGQALVLTGRSEEIYKRNMNSMRERSLTSSDEIGVISMGPVPVVYIFGPNSAETLLHSSQHTEKSVVYRFLHPWLATGLLTSSGGKWKSRRRLLTPTFHFSILNDFLVVMNEQASILAKKLKPYADSNKSFNVCNLLTLCTLDVICETAMGKTIHAQIDENSEYVKAIKSAASLIAKRARSPWLWPDFLFYRTQDGKDFKICLSVLHGFTQSVITDRMKESTLSSKRSSPRRLAFLDMLLNAADNGKVLSVHDIQEEVDTFMFEGHDTTAAGLSWSIQMIGSYPDVQKKIQAELDDVLGHSPCRNITMEDLKKLQYLEMVTKECMRLFPPVPVIGRVTSKECVFDPERFNAENSVGRHPYAYLPFSAGPRNCIGQKFAMMEEKVVLAHLLREYSVESCNSPETLEVIPGLVLRTSDGINVKIQKRKPN
- the LOC120344346 gene encoding cytochrome P450 4V2-like isoform X1 — its product is MEISIITLALAFACVCWSIILTKKHRKKWSHFKNIPGPEGKTWPILGQALVLTGRSEEIYKRNMNSMRERSLTSSDEIGVISMGPVPVVYIFGPNSAETLLHSSQHTEKSVVYRFLHPWLATGLLTSSGGKWKSRRRLLTPTFHFSILNDFLVVMNEQASILAKKLKPYADSNKSFNVCNLLTLCTLDVICETAMGKTIHAQIDENSEYVKAIKSAASLIAKRARSPWLWPDFLFYRTQDGKDFKICLSVLHGFTQSVITDRMKESTLSSKRSSPRRLAFLDMLLNAADNGKVLSVHDIQEEVDTFMFEGHDTTAAGLSWSIQMIGSYPDVQKKIQAELDDVLGHSPCRNITMEDLKKLQYLEMVTKECMRLFPPVPVIGRVTSKECVMDGHTLPAGTNCILYTQAVNKNPNHWPDSESFDPERFNAENSVGRHPYAYLPFSAGPRNCIGQKFAMMEEKVVLAHLLREYSVESCNSPETLEVIPGLVLRTSDGINVKIQKRKPN